Sequence from the Christiangramia fulva genome:
CGGCAGATGAGGCAGATGAAAATCTTGGGTTTCACCAGGAACTTAAGAAACGATTCATCGAAGGTGGTCCTGCTTTTATGGGAATCGTACTACTATGTTTAATTTTAGGTCTGGCAATCGCCATTGAGAGAATTATCTATTTAAACCTTTCTACCACTAACACTAAGAAGTTGGCTCAGGAAGTTGAAGATGCTCTTAACAGTGGAGGAATTGAGGCAGCTAAAGAAGTTTGCCGTAACACAAAAGGTCCTGTTGCTTCTATCTACTATCAGGGTCTTGATCGTGCAGATGAAAGTATTGAAGCTGCAGAAAAAGCTGTTGTAGCTTATGGAGGTGTTCAAATGGGACAACTTGAGAAGAACGTATCATGGGTTTCCTTATTTATAGCTCTTGCACCTATGCTTGGGTTCATGGGAACGGTAATTGGTATGATCCAGGCCTTCGATAAAATTGAAGCAGCCGGGGATATGCAGCCATCACTTGTGGCAGGAGGTATTAAAGTAGCACTTCTTACTACGGTATTTGGTCTTATTGTTGCTATTATCCTTCAAATTTTCTACAACTACATTATCGCAAAAATCGATAGTATAGTAAATGATATGGAAGATGCTTCTATCATTCTTATTGATATGTTGGTAGCATACAAGAATAAAAAAAGAGTCTAAGACAAAGCAAAAGAAATTATGACCTTACATAAAATTTTAAAATATCTGGCACTCGTTATCGGTGTGATTGGATTGATCCTTCTGGGAAGGATCATCGCCTCGGGTGACGATGCTATTAAAGCCTCAGCAGATCTTCAGGCAAGTATGCTGGATCCATACATGTGGATTTCTTATATAATTCTGGCTGTAGTGATCGTAATGGTCGCAATATTCGTGATAGCCGGATTGTTTAGAGGAAATATTAAGAACACATTGATCGCGATTGGCTCATTTGTTGTAATAGTAGTTGTTGCATACGTAGTGAGTGACGGAACTGCTCATGAACTTAAAGATGGTACAATGCTTTCAGCATCGGGCGATCATTGGGTAGGAGCAGGATTGGTAACATTTTATATTTTAGCCGGGATCGCTATTTTAACTATGGTATTCTCGGGTATTAAAAAATTGGCTAAATAATAATTATGGCAAAAAGATCAGCACCGGAAGTGAATGCAGGTTCTATGGCAGATATCGCTTTCCTGCTTCTTATCTTTTTCCTGGTAACTACCACTATTGAGACCGATAAAGGAATTAGTAGGAAGTTACCGGAATGGCAACCAGAAGATATTGAACCTCCGGTAATCAAACAGAGAAATATCTTTACCGTGCAGGTGAACTCCAACGATGAGTTGCTGGTAGAAGATGAGGAAATGCAATTGGAAGATTTAAGGCAAGCGGCTTTCAAATTTTTAGATAATGGCGCAGGTACCGGTGATGAGGCCTGTAGTTTTTGTCAGGGAGCTAAAGATCCGAGTTCTTCTGTGAATCCACAAAAGGCGGTTATTTCTCTTCAGAATAACCGTGGAACCAGTTATTCCATGTATATAGCTGTGCAAAATGAATTAGTGGCAGCTTATAATGAACTTCGAGATCGCGAGGCTAAGCGTATGTACGGAGTCACTTATACCAAGATGGAAAAGATGTACAACGATCCTAACTATAATGGTGATAAAGACGCTCTGAAGGAGAAGATCGATGTAATTACGAATATGATTCCACAGAAATTATCGGAAGCTGAGCCTAAAAGCTAAGCTTTCCGAAAAACGAAAACGACTTAAATTATTATGGCAAAGTTTACAAAGAAAAAATCTGGAGATCTGCCTGCTATCAGTACGGCATCTTTACCTGATATTGTATTCATGCTTCTGTTTTTCTTTATGGTGGCTACTGTAATGCGTAAGAACACGCTTATGGTACAGAACAAGCTTCCATACGCCGATCAGGTTGAGAAACTTGATAAGAAAGACCTGGTAATGTATATATATGCAGGTAAGCCGAGCAAGCGGTATCAGGCTAAATTTGGTACGGAGGCCCGTATCCAGCTCAATGATAAATTTGCAAGTGTTGAAGAAATTCAGCCGTTTATCTATTCAGAACGTGAATCCAAAAGGGAAGAGCTTATTCCTTATCTGGTAACAGCTCTTAAGGTAGATTCAGATACGAATATGGGACTTGTTTCCGATATCAAACAAGAATTAAGAAAAGCAGAGGCTCTTAAGATCAACTATACCACGATCGAGGGAGATGCGATGCAAAATCTTAAATAATCTTTTCACTTTATATAGAAAACATCCTGTTTGGAATAATTCAGACAGGATGTTTTTATATATTTAAAGGTCACTACCACACGACTTGGAATGAAAAATATCGTATTCCTCTTTATTTCCTTTCTCTCTTTTGCTCTGTATGCCCAGGGAGATGAAAGGTCCCTCACTAAAATTCCCGATACAGTACCGTCTACTTTAGATAGTCTTTACCGGGAAGATCAGTTTTATATTGGGTTTAGTTTTAACCTGATCACCGATAAACCTTCCACGATTTCTCAGGAAAGTTTTTCAGGTGGTCTGCATGGCGGATTTATTCGTGATTTTCCTTTAAATAAAAGAAGAAACATCGCCCTGGGAATTGGTGCGGGCTTGAGTATAAATACCTACGGTCAGGATTTATTCATAGGTAAAGATAGCAACGGGAGTACCATTTTTGAAAGTCTTGCCGATAATTCAAAATATCAAACCAACCGCTTTACCACACAGCTGGTTGAGGTGCCAATTGAATTTAGATGGCGCACTTCTACACCCATGACCTATAAATTCTGGAGAATCTATTCCGGATTTCGCCTGGGATATATGTACCATTTTAGGAGTAATTTTAAAACCGATACTCAGCAGGTCATCACTAATGATCTTCCGGAATTAAATCGTTTCCGCCTGGGAACGACCTTTACTTTTGGTTATAACACCTTTAATTTTCAGTTTTATTACGCGCTGAATCCTTTTTTTAAGGATGCGGAAGTTGATGGTGAAAAATTCGGAATTTCCACGCTTAAAATTGGTCTTACCTTTTATATTCTATAACCAGAATTTTAGCGCGAGTATTTGAGGAATAAGTCCCACTAAAATTCCCATAATAAGTTCAAATGAAGAATGGGCTTTAAAATATAGCCTGGAAGAGGCTGTTAGCCCCATGGCTATAATCATAAAACTAAGGGTGTAAATAAAGTACAGGTGGTAATAGATACAAAAACCGGCAACGAACATAACCAAACCTGCCAAACCTACCATATGCAGGCTTACTTTAAGCTTAAACCAACTGAAAATGTACGCTATGACCGTAGATCCCAGTATGCCCAGAAAATAATAAAAAAGGCCTGGATAATTGTAGATATTCAGGATCTGGTTGAGAACCATCACGCACAAAAGAATATAAAAAAGCAGGGGCCAGCGCCGCTCTGTGACATTATCTAAAAAAAGGCTGGAAACTTTATTGAGGTTCTTTAGCAAAAAATGAAAAATAATAGGAATGAAAACCGTGATAATCGCAATTGCCATGAGTTTGGCCTTTACTACTTCATCGGGAAAGAACCTCGGAATGAATAAAAAATAGAACAGGCTTCCTAAAAACGGCATCCATACGGGATGGAAAATGTATGAGGCAATCTTTAAAAGTGCTTTCATTAAATTTCTTTACGTAACCTGGCTACAGGAATATCTAATTGTTCCCTGTATTTTGCTACCGTTCTCCGGGCGATTGGGTATCCTTTATCCTTCAGTACTTTAGCCAGCTTCTCATCGGTAAGGGGTTTCCTTTTATTTTCTTCTTCAATAGACATTTCCAGGATCTTTTTGATCTCCCGCGTAGAAACATCTTCTCCCTGGTCATTTTTCATAGATTCAGAGAAAAACTCCTTGATCAGTTTAGTTCCATAAGGGGTATCTACATATTTGCTGTTTGCAACCCTGGAAACCGTAGAAACGTCCATTTCGATCTCATCGGCGATATCTTTCAGGATCATTGGCCTCAAATTTCGCTCGTCACCGCTAAGAAAATATTCTTTTTGGTAATTCATTATAGAACTCATCGTCAGCATAAGGGTTTGTTGTCTTTGCTTAATGGCTTCAATAAACCATTTGGCCGCATCCAGTTTTTGCTTAATGAACATCACGGCATCTTTCTGCGCCTTGGTCTTTTCTTTTGCTTCTTTATACCCCTTAAGCATATTGCTGTAATCTCTGGAAATATGCATTTCGGGAGCGTTTCTTCCATTGAGGCTAAGCTGTAATTCGCCATCTTCGATCTTGATCGTAAAATCGGGGATCACATGCTCTACCATTCGCATGTTCCCTGAAAAAGCTCCTCCTGGTTTCGGATTTAGATGCTCGATAACCTCTATGGCATCCCTAAGCTCATCTTCAGTGATATCATGCCTGGAAAGCAGTTTGTTGTAATGCTTTTTACTAAAATGATCGAAAGACCGTTCTATAAGGTCTAAAGCCAGGTCAACCTGTTTTGTTGGCTCTTTGCGATGAAGCTGAATAATCAAACATTCTCTTAAATCCCGCGCTCCAACTCCGGCAGGATCTAATTGTTGTACTTTTTTAAGCACCTTTTCCACTGTTTCTTCATCGGTGTAAACATTTTGGGTAAAGGCGAGGTCATCCACAATATCCTGAACGGTTCTTCTTATGTACCCGCTTTCGTCCACGCTTCCCACCAGGAATTCGGCGATCTCATGTTCAGTATCGTTAAACCTGAACGTATTTAACTGACTTTTTAAATGCTGATTAAAGGAAGTTCCCGCGGCATAAGGCACACTCTTTTCATCATCGTCGGGACTATAATTGTTTGCCTGTAACCGGTAACTGGGGATTTCATCATCGCTTAGATATTCATCCACATCGATATCGGTTTCTATGCTTTCGCTGTCATAATCTTCCTCATTGTTATCAGCTTCATATTCTTCATACTCCTCAGTTCTTTCTTCACGGCCATCTTCAAGCGCCGGATTTTCTTCCAGCTCCTGTTTTATGCGCTGTTCAAAAGCCTGCGTAGGCAGCTGGATCAACTTCATGAGCTGAATCTGCTGCGGGGACAGTTTCTGAGAGAGTTTTAGATTTAATTGTTGTTTAAGCATATATTTAATTCCCTTTCTAACAAAAATAAGGAAAATTGAGGCCATACTTTCTTTGGCACAGCCGATGTTGTGGTAAAATTTTGTTAATGCAGCCTGCTGATATTCTTTAAATTCCTGAATTTCTTGGGCAATTCAAGATCAAATTCTTTTTGCTCTTTGGTAACGGGATGCTGAAATTTTACCTTTCCGGCGAACAAGTACAGCTTCCTGTTCTTAAAAACGTCTTTTTCTTCAATTCCGTATAAGGTGTCGGCAACAATGGGAAAACCCGCGTGAGAGAGGTGTCTTCGAATTTGATGAGTACGACCGGTTAATGGCCGGGCTTCGATTAGGCTGTAAAAATTATTATGAATATTGTAGATTTTGATACTTTTCAGCATTGTTTTCGCTGATTTACCATCAACAGGCTCATCGATCAATTTTTCTTCCGGAAATTTTTGATGAACAAGTGCGTAATAATATTTTGAAATTTTTTGTTCGGAAAAGGCTTTCTGAAGATTAATGAGCGCTTTTCGCGTTTTTGCGCAAAGAAGAATACCCGAAGTTGGGTTGTCCAGGCGGTGGACGGGTAGGGGATTTATTAATGCATCTTTTTCTTCGGAAGGTTTTAAATTGAATGGAAGGGCATTCTCAATAGTTTTAAAATAGTTTCCACTGGAAGGAAATCCTGCAGGTTTTTGGACCACCGCCATGAATTCATCCTCAAACACAACATTCAGTTTTTTCTGAAAGATTTTTTTGTCGCGAATTTCCTGTTTTAAAAGGTCAATTTGCTGTCCCTCGCGGATCCAATCACTGGTTTTTGCCTGCTGCCTGTCAAGTAAGATAAGGCCTTTTTTAATGGCTTTTTTAACACCACTTCTGGTATTAATCGTTTCAAAAATAGAAGCCGCATATTCCTGCAACCTGACATTTTCAGAAATTGCAGGAACAATATGCGTTTCTATTATTTTCATATAAAAGAAGCCTTATTTAGAAGTTTAAGCGTGACCCGGAACTGGTTTCAGGTCTTTTAAGATTTCGGAAATAAAACATAATTTCTGAAATCAATTCAGAAGGATGCCCATACTTTCTGTGGAAAACCTCTTTTATATCCTAATTTAAAATTCAGCATTTTGAGGCGTTCTCGGGAAAGGTATCACATCGCGAATATTTCCCATTCCGGTGGTAAACTGTACCAGGCGTTCAAAACCAAGTCCGAAACCGCTGTGCACGCAGGTTCCGAATCTTCTCGTATCAAGATACCACCAGAGTTCTTCTTCAGAAATATTGAGAGCATTCATTTTTTCTTTAAGCACATCCAGTCTTTCTTCACGCTGGCTTCCGCCTACGATCTCACCAATTCCGGGGAATAAGATATCCATTGCTCGAACGGTTTTTCCGTCTTCGTTCAAACGCATATAAAAGGCCTTGATCTTTGCTGGATAGTCAAAAAGAATAACCGGAGATTTAAAATGTTTCTCAACAAGGAATCTTTCATGTTCACTCTGCAGGTCGGCCCCCCATTCTTCGATGATGTAATTGAATTTCTTTTTCTTGTTTGGTTTGGAATTTTTCAGGATCTCGATAGCTTCGGTATAACTTACCCGTTTGAAATTGTTGTCCAGAACGAAATTTAATTTTTCAAGTAAAGTCATTTCGCTGCGCTCGGTTTTTGGCTTCAGCTTATCTTCATTCTCCTGTCTTTCGGCAAGAAATTCAAGGTCATCTTTGCAGTTGTCAAGCACATACCTCAAGACATATTTAATGAATTCTTCAGCCAGATCCATATTTCCATCAAGGTCACAAAAGGCAACCTCCGGTTCGATCATCCAGAATTCTGCCAGGTGACGAGAGGTATTTGAATTTTCAGCCCGGAAGGTCGGCCCAAAAGTATAAACCTGCCCCAGGCCAAGCGCGAAAGCTTCGGCTTCCAGTTGTCCGGAAACGGTAAGATTGGTTTCTTTTCCGAAGAAATCTTCCTTAAAATTAATGCTCCCATCTTCGTTCCTGGGAGGCTTATTCATATCCAGCGAAGTAACACGGAACATTTCACCGGCACCTTCGGCATCACTTCCGGTAATAATGGGCGTATTGACGTAATGGAAATTCTTTTCCTGGAAAAATTTATGAACGGCAAAAGCAAGTTTGCTTCGTACGCGCATCACGGCACCAAAAGTATTGGTTCGAACTCTTAAATGCGCCTGCTCCCGAAGCTTTTCCATACTGTGCTTCTTGGGCGAAAGAATGGTCTTTTTCACCTCCTCCGGATTGGCATCCCCGAGGATTTCCAGATCGCTGACTTCAACTTCCACTCGCTGCTGGCTACCAAGGCTCTCTTTTAAAGTACCTTTTACCGAAATTGCCGCACCCACATTGATCCTTTTTAAAAGATCTTCATCGGTTTTTTCAAAATCGATCACACACTGAAGATTTTTTAAAGTAGAACCGTCGTTTAGA
This genomic interval carries:
- a CDS encoding ExbD/TolR family protein translates to MAKFTKKKSGDLPAISTASLPDIVFMLLFFFMVATVMRKNTLMVQNKLPYADQVEKLDKKDLVMYIYAGKPSKRYQAKFGTEARIQLNDKFASVEEIQPFIYSERESKREELIPYLVTALKVDSDTNMGLVSDIKQELRKAEALKINYTTIEGDAMQNLK
- the asnS gene encoding asparagine--tRNA ligase, yielding MIQAKIAEILESDQFLQEFHVRGWVRSFRSNRFIALNDGSTLKNLQCVIDFEKTDEDLLKRINVGAAISVKGTLKESLGSQQRVEVEVSDLEILGDANPEEVKKTILSPKKHSMEKLREQAHLRVRTNTFGAVMRVRSKLAFAVHKFFQEKNFHYVNTPIITGSDAEGAGEMFRVTSLDMNKPPRNEDGSINFKEDFFGKETNLTVSGQLEAEAFALGLGQVYTFGPTFRAENSNTSRHLAEFWMIEPEVAFCDLDGNMDLAEEFIKYVLRYVLDNCKDDLEFLAERQENEDKLKPKTERSEMTLLEKLNFVLDNNFKRVSYTEAIEILKNSKPNKKKKFNYIIEEWGADLQSEHERFLVEKHFKSPVILFDYPAKIKAFYMRLNEDGKTVRAMDILFPGIGEIVGGSQREERLDVLKEKMNALNISEEELWWYLDTRRFGTCVHSGFGLGFERLVQFTTGMGNIRDVIPFPRTPQNAEF
- a CDS encoding MotA/TolQ/ExbB proton channel family protein, with translation MKRLFSILVIAAITVLGAYNLQAANSSNTMPGTIATFVQQDEDTAAAADEADENLGFHQELKKRFIEGGPAFMGIVLLCLILGLAIAIERIIYLNLSTTNTKKLAQEVEDALNSGGIEAAKEVCRNTKGPVASIYYQGLDRADESIEAAEKAVVAYGGVQMGQLEKNVSWVSLFIALAPMLGFMGTVIGMIQAFDKIEAAGDMQPSLVAGGIKVALLTTVFGLIVAIILQIFYNYIIAKIDSIVNDMEDASIILIDMLVAYKNKKRV
- a CDS encoding porin family protein, which produces MKNIVFLFISFLSFALYAQGDERSLTKIPDTVPSTLDSLYREDQFYIGFSFNLITDKPSTISQESFSGGLHGGFIRDFPLNKRRNIALGIGAGLSINTYGQDLFIGKDSNGSTIFESLADNSKYQTNRFTTQLVEVPIEFRWRTSTPMTYKFWRIYSGFRLGYMYHFRSNFKTDTQQVITNDLPELNRFRLGTTFTFGYNTFNFQFYYALNPFFKDAEVDGEKFGISTLKIGLTFYIL
- the rpoN gene encoding RNA polymerase factor sigma-54 is translated as MLKQQLNLKLSQKLSPQQIQLMKLIQLPTQAFEQRIKQELEENPALEDGREERTEEYEEYEADNNEEDYDSESIETDIDVDEYLSDDEIPSYRLQANNYSPDDDEKSVPYAAGTSFNQHLKSQLNTFRFNDTEHEIAEFLVGSVDESGYIRRTVQDIVDDLAFTQNVYTDEETVEKVLKKVQQLDPAGVGARDLRECLIIQLHRKEPTKQVDLALDLIERSFDHFSKKHYNKLLSRHDITEDELRDAIEVIEHLNPKPGGAFSGNMRMVEHVIPDFTIKIEDGELQLSLNGRNAPEMHISRDYSNMLKGYKEAKEKTKAQKDAVMFIKQKLDAAKWFIEAIKQRQQTLMLTMSSIMNYQKEYFLSGDERNLRPMILKDIADEIEMDVSTVSRVANSKYVDTPYGTKLIKEFFSESMKNDQGEDVSTREIKKILEMSIEEENKRKPLTDEKLAKVLKDKGYPIARRTVAKYREQLDIPVARLRKEI
- a CDS encoding RluA family pseudouridine synthase, coding for MKIIETHIVPAISENVRLQEYAASIFETINTRSGVKKAIKKGLILLDRQQAKTSDWIREGQQIDLLKQEIRDKKIFQKKLNVVFEDEFMAVVQKPAGFPSSGNYFKTIENALPFNLKPSEEKDALINPLPVHRLDNPTSGILLCAKTRKALINLQKAFSEQKISKYYYALVHQKFPEEKLIDEPVDGKSAKTMLKSIKIYNIHNNFYSLIEARPLTGRTHQIRRHLSHAGFPIVADTLYGIEEKDVFKNRKLYLFAGKVKFQHPVTKEQKEFDLELPKKFRNLKNISRLH
- a CDS encoding ExbD/TolR family protein, with translation MAKRSAPEVNAGSMADIAFLLLIFFLVTTTIETDKGISRKLPEWQPEDIEPPVIKQRNIFTVQVNSNDELLVEDEEMQLEDLRQAAFKFLDNGAGTGDEACSFCQGAKDPSSSVNPQKAVISLQNNRGTSYSMYIAVQNELVAAYNELRDREAKRMYGVTYTKMEKMYNDPNYNGDKDALKEKIDVITNMIPQKLSEAEPKS